GAACGGGATGTGCACGTACAGCGACAGCGGCTCGGTGGTACAGGAATCGCGGCGCTGGCGCAGGGCCTGGCGGTACTGTTCGACGCCGAAATCGCCGCGGTAGCGATCCGCCGTGGGGTAGGAGGTGTAGCGCGGCCCGTTCTTGTCCAGGCGCGCCAGCAACTGCGGCGGAAAGAAGGGTTCGGCGGCGGAAGCCGCAGGGTCGGCGGAGGCTGGGCGTAGGGCGGCTTGCATACCTCGAATTATTCGCCTGTGCCGCCCCACCCGCCTTGATCTTGCGCAAACGCGCCGCCCCATCCCAAGCGGGGACGCAACCCGCGATAAGCTTGCGCGCACGGCGCTTGACCCTCACGTCGCGTCAGGTTCCACCATCAGCCCCGTCACGATTCGAACAGGAGCTCCGCATGTTGTTGAAAGTGGGTGAATTGGCCAGGCGCGCCGGCCTCACGGTGCGCACGCTGCACCATTACGACAGCATCGGGCTGCTGGTCGCGTCGGTACGCTCCGATGCCGGCTACCGCTTGTACAACCGCGACGACATCGCGCGGCTGCACCAGATCCAGGCGCTACGCCGCCTGGGCCTGCCGCTGGCGGACATCGGAGATCTCCTGGCAAGGCCGGACGTGTCGCTGGCGGGCGTGATCGACCAGCAGATCCACATGCTGGAACATCAGCTGGCGCAGACCGCGAGGTTGCGCGACCGGCTGCTGCGCCTGCGGACGCAGCACGCGAGCGGCGCCACGCCCGACCTTGCCGACTGGTTGCAAACTTTGGAGCTGATGACCATGTACGACAAGTACTTTACCGACCACGAACTGCGCACCCTGCCCTATTTCGCGCCCGACAGCGGGGTCCAGGAACGCTGGGCCGCGCTCGCGCGCGAAGCCGCCGCCGCGCTGGCCGCGGGCATGGCGCCCGCCGACGAACAGGCCCGGGACCTGGCGCGCCGCTGGATGCTGCAGCTCGAGCACGACACGGCGTCGAACCCGGAACTGGCGGCGCGGCTGGACCATAT
The window above is part of the Achromobacter deleyi genome. Proteins encoded here:
- a CDS encoding MerR family transcriptional regulator, yielding MLLKVGELARRAGLTVRTLHHYDSIGLLVASVRSDAGYRLYNRDDIARLHQIQALRRLGLPLADIGDLLARPDVSLAGVIDQQIHMLEHQLAQTARLRDRLLRLRTQHASGATPDLADWLQTLELMTMYDKYFTDHELRTLPYFAPDSGVQERWAALAREAAAALAAGMAPADEQARDLARRWMLQLEHDTASNPELAARLDHMFSSEPALQQDQGVTPAMVDFIVAAFAETKMRLYEKYLAADEIAHLRANYGKRVKEWMPLVAQVHRAIANGDAPEAPASRALARRWLELFRSYAGDNPATHEKFRRAMAQEPELLAGTWVTPDTLAFLRQAMTPE